The genomic region GTGCACGACTTGCTCGACCCGTCTCTGGTCGACCCGGACGCTCCCCTCTCTCGCATCGCCGAACGCGTCGTGCTCGAAGTGACGGAACGCTCCAGCCTGGACGAGATCAAGGACGTGCGCAATCGCGTCTCGGCCCTGCGCGAGATGGGCTATCGCATCGCAGTCGACGACCTGGGCGCGGGATACGCGGGCCTCACCAGCTTCGCCCAGCTCGAGCCCGAAGTGGTGAAGCTCGACATGAGCCTCGTTCGCGACGTGCACCTCTCTTCCACCAAGCAAAAGGTGATTCGCTCCATGGCCGGCCTGTGCCGAGACATGGGCATGTTGGTCGTGGGCGAAGGCGTCGAGAACGCCGAGGAGCGTGACGCCCTCGTCATTCTCGGCTGCGACCTGTTGCAGGGTTACTACTTCTCGAAGCCGGCGCGTCCCTTCCCCCCGGTGAGGCGCTGACGATGGCCCTCCGCTCCGTCGCGCCCCCCTCCTGCTCCGCCGAGTCGGGAGCGCGCGCGGCGATCTTGCCGTCGGCGCCGGCCTTGCGCGAAGTCCCAGCCCCAGGCGAACCCGGCCCGAGCACCTCCGGCACCACCGACCCGGAAATGCCAGCGCAGCGCCTCGACATTCCCGCCGACTGCTACGACACGTGGGAAGACATCACGGAGATCGGCCGTCTGACCGAGGCCGGCGCTCCTCCAAAGCTGGACGCCGTTCAAGAACGCGCGTTGCTGCTGCGCGCGGATGGGGTCAGCGCAGGAGAGGTCTTTGGCCTGACGCAGGGAGACGTCCTGATCGGCCGAGCCAACAGCGCCACGGTGACCATCGACGACCCGGGCGTCAGCCGCCACCACGCGCGCCTCACCCCAGCTGCGGGACGACACCTGCTCGAAGACTTGGACTCTCGAAACGGCTCCTTCGTACGTGGCAAGCGCATCAACCGTGCGCTCCTCGAGGACGGCGACGTCGTGCAACTCGGCCCTCGCGTCAGTTTCCGCTACGTCGTGGTGGACCCCGAAGGCGAAGCGCTCTTCCGACAGCTGTATCAATCCAGCGTCCGGGACGCCCTGACCGGCGCCTACAATCGTCGTCACTTCGACGAACGCCTACACGCAGAGTTGGCCTACGCCGGGCGCCACGGCACGGATCTCTCGCTCATCATCTTCGACGTCGACCACTTCAAGCGCGTGAACGACACCTTCGGCCATCCTGCCGGCGACGCCGTGCTCAAACACGTCGTGAAGCTGGGCCAGCACCAGGTACGCGCCGAGGATATGTTCGCACGCTACGGTGGCGAGGAGTTCGCCGTGCTGCTCAGGGGTGTGAGTCCCGCGGGCGCCGTCCGCGCCGCCGAGCGCATTCGCACGACCATCGAAGTACTGCCAGCGACTCACGACGGCCGCGTGATCCCCATCTCGGTCAGTGGCGGGGTCGCCGCCCTCAGTGAGCAGTCCGAACCGTCGGCCGACCGGCTCGTGCGCACCGCCGACAGTCGTTTGTACCGCGCCAAGCGGGAGGGTCGGAATCGCATGATCTGGCGCGGCTAGGCGCTGAGAAAAGCCGCCCCGGCCGCGACGAGCGATTTCTCTGTGGTGTTCTGCGCGGGATCTGGGTACACGAGTCGACCTGAGAGGATTTCGCCGTGGCCCTCGATCTCCAAGCATTGAAGTCCGAACGTGATGCGCTCAAGACCAAGCTGCGCGACCTGGAAACAGAGCAGCGCAAGATCGAAGCGGAGCTCAAAGGCCTGCGCCAACGAGAAATCCAGGCCAAGCGCGAGATCGAGGCGCTGAGCACGCTCATCGACATCCACGACGGCGCAGCCGCCGAGGGCTGAGCCTACAGCTTCGTCTTCCCCAGACTCAGGATACGCGCGAAGTGTGCCGCTGATATCGGCACTACGCTGAGCCGGGAGCGCTTGAGCAGCGCAATGTCCGCCAGCTTCGGGTCGGCTTTGATCTGACTCAACGTCACCGGCACACCCAGTGTCTTCACGGGTGCCACGTCCACCACGGACCAATCACCGTCCTTGGCCGTCGGGTCGGCGTAGGCGGCCTTCACCACCTTGGCGACGCCTACGATCTCCTTGCCTTCGTTCGAGTGATAGAAGAGCAGCGTGTCGCCGCGCTTCATGGCGCGCAGGTTGTTGCGGGCTTCGAAGTTGCGAACGCCGTCCCAGGTCGTGCGCTTGTCCCGCAGCAAGTCCGCCCAGGAATACTTGTAGGGCTCGCTCTTCACCAGGAAGTGCGCCATCAGTCGCTCCCGGCGTCCGCCGGGCTGCCGCCACTTCCGCCAGTTCCACCCGACGAAGCTCCGCCCGAAGCGGCTCCGCCGGTGCCAGCACTGCCACCACTTCCCGCGCTGCCGTCAGCCCCGGCGTCAGCGCCACCGGTGCCTCCTGTGGGGCAACCCGGGAGCGGCTTGGCGGCGACGGTCTGCTTCGACACCGTCGCTTCCCGCGCGCGGAAGCCGATGCCGACGCTGACCGCATCACAGGTTGCTTCGGGGCTGACCGCCCCGGACGCCAGGGAGTCGGCGCCGCCGTTCACGAAGAAGGTGATGGAGCTGTAAAGCGGATGCCCTGCGCACACGCCGAGCAACTCGAAGCCGTCGATCATGTCCGTGACCTTCGCGGCGCCGGCAATGGTGCCGTCCTCGACTACCCACTCATCGCCCTTCTTCTCCAGGCGTCCCGCGAACACGCCGTTCTGCAGCGTGAGCGGGTAGGCCCGCGCTGCGGATTCTCCTGGGAACCAAAACAAAGCGTCCGCGGGAAGCTGGCCGACTATGTAGCCGTCTCTCACGTATGCGCTCGGGTCGTTGAGAGTGGCGCTGCCCGTCTGGGGGTCCGAGCCGACGACTCCGGTGTCCTGCGCTTGCCACTCGTCCGCCTTCGTCCAGCAGCTGTTCTTCTTCCAGGTCCCTTCCGGGGACGAGAGATCGCAGCTCCAGCTCGGTTTGGTCGTCAATCCGGGAGACGGGTAGAGATCGATCCGCACGTTGGAATCGTTGTCGGTGCCGTTCCACTCGCTGATTCGGATCAGGAAGTTGTAGTCCCCGCGGCACAGAGCGCAGTTGAAGCCATCGTTGTTGAGGCCGAACTCCTTGCCGATGCCTTGCAGCTGAACTGCCTCGTTCTCCAGCTTGCCGAAGCTGTTGTCGCGACAGAAGCGACCATCCGGCGGCGAGGCACCGATGCTCTTGCAGGGCAACTCGAACTGCGCCGTCTCGCAGCCCGGCGAGGCCGAGCACAAGCCATCCATGTCGAAGCCCAGATCCTGCCAAGCGTCCTTGCTGGGTTCCTGGTTTCGATCCAAAGACCCCAGTGCCATGCTGCTCACCGCGAAAAACACGGGAGGAATGTCGTCGCCGCCGCTGCTCTGCGGCCGCTGGTCTGCGGTAGGGATCCCCGCGCTGATGCAGCCGTCCTTGGTCTTCGTCGACCACCAGCCAACGCCGCTACCCCACTGGTCCTTCGGCACCTCCGTGGACGCGGGTTCGAGCAACGACTCGTCGTAGACCTGACAGGCAAAGGGCGCCAGCGACCCAACCAGGACCGCAGAAGCGGCAAGGACCCACCAAGCACGCGAAGCCATCCACCTCAGGATAGCCAAAGGACCGGCCTGGTTCCTGTTTTTTCTACGCCGCCAGGCATCCTGAGCTGGTTTGGGGGTCTAGGGCGGGCCGCCGCGGGATCCCTAATCTCTCGCTGCGCGCCACGCTCGCCAGCGCTCGGCGCTCGGGCGTCAGTCGGCGTCGGCGTTCGTCAAATCCAGGAGCACTGGGCAATGATCCGAAAGCGCGCGCTGAGCGGGGGCTGGCGGCCCAGAGAAACGGCACTGCATCACCCCACAAAACCCCGTCGCCATCGCGCCACGATCTTCGGGCAGCTCCCCCGGATCGAGGCGTACCAGCAGGTGATCCAGGCTCGACGAGCGTCCGCTGTGCTCCAGACTGCAATCGGGAGTGACAGCCACGCGCCGCGCGCGGGGCGCCACGGCGCGCTGAAGCGCGTCGATCTCGCTCGCCGCGTCGACGGCGGGAGAGCACCGCTCGCAGCCCATGGTGTTGAAGTCGCCGGCGAAGATCACATCCGCATCCGCGCTCTCCTTCGCCACCGCGGCCAAGGTCGCTGCCAGCCGCGCCACCACCTGACTGCGCAAGCCGTAGTCTCGCGGCTTGGTCCCACTCTTGGCGTGCACGCTCACGATCGTGAAATCGATCCCGCCGGCGCGGCTCAGAGGTAGCGCCAACCCGGGTCGAAGCTGATCTTTGCAGGCCTCGCCGTGCGCGTTCAGCTCCGCCACGACGCGCGGTCGCCCTGCTTGCAGCCGATCCGTGCGCCACAGCACCCCGACGTGTTGGCCTGGGTCATTGTCGCAGTCGTCGAGGGCCAACTCGTAGCGAGCACCGGTCAACCGTTTCAGCTCACTCAGCAGTCGCTCGGTCTGGCTGCGTGCGCTCGCGGTCCGCTTGACCTCTTGCACCGCCAACGCGTCGACATCCATCCAGGCAAGCACGCACGCCAGCCAGGCCACGTCGGTGCCGTCCTCTGTGGGCCGTTTGCCCGGACGTCCATCGGGAAACCAGCGCAGATTCCAGGTGCCCACGCGCACGCGGTCGTCGTCGCGAGCCAAGCGTTCGCCCCGACGCACTGCGGCCATGCACGCCGCCGATGAGGTCCACACCTCAGCGGCTGTAGGGGTGGCGACGCGCTGCGGCCGCGCCACGGACGCTCTCGGCTGCGCGCTCGCCTGCGGGGGCGCCGCTGGCGGCACCGTCGGCGCGGGGACCGAGTCGGGTGGCGAGCCACGCGCTGCGCTACCGCGCTCGGCGCAGCTCACGGCGTACCCCAGCGCCGCGAGCACCCCCAGCACTGAGACCGCCCTCCGCGTCATGGCGGGCAATCTTGCCAGATCCGCGGCGGGAGGCGCCGGGAATGTGCCTGCATGTCGCCGCAAAGCGACCCTCGGCGGCGCGGCCCACGCCCACTACGTTTCGGATCGCGCGCGAGACGAAGTATGCTGGCGGCGTGTCGCACTCTTTCGCAGACGTTCTTCGCTCCGGCTTGGAGCTCATGGCGCAGCGGGCGCGAGCGCCTTTCCACGCTCACGCCCTGTATCCCTGGGTCGAGCTGGCCGCCAGCGCGGGCCCGGTTCCCATCAAAGGCCCGCTCAGCCACGACTTGCTCCTTCCAGCCAAGCGCAGTGGCAGCGGCTTTGGACTCAATGTCTTTCAGCACGACCGCCCGCTCGACTTCGATGTCTGCGCGCGGCGGTTCGCGAGGGATTTCCTCGGCACGGACGAGACCGTCGCGGAGCTGCTCTCGCTTCCGGATGTCAAAGCCCACGGCGGGATCCTGTGTAGCGGTCCGTCCCTGCGACTGAAGCTATATTTCACCGCCGGACTCGACGCCCTGGCCAAACCCCTCGGGCTCGACCCTGCAGGTGCAGAAGCGTTCGGCGTCGACGTGACCGCCGACGGGCTGTGCCGCGCGCGCCGCTACCTCCGCACGACGTCTACCGAAGGCTTCGCGACGGACGTCTCCTCCGTCAGCCATCGACTGCTGACGCAGTTGGACGGCGAGGGAAGCAAGGTGACCTACAACACCATCTTCCTGCCCGAAACCCCGGCCGACGTGCTGACGCGCTTCGCTCGCGGGTCGAACGACGACGCCTACGACCATCACTTGGCTGCGGAACTCACGGCCCTCGTGACGGGCGCGGGGCTTTCCCTGCGCGCCGTCGCGCACGAAGTCGACGCCTTCGCCGACGGCACTCGCACCACCGACGCCCTCGTCGCGATCGGCACCCCAATCCCCTAGCCCGGCGTGGCCGGTACCAAAAAGGAAATGCGCGACGCTGGGCTATCAGAGCTGACCGGCTGCGTGAACCGGTAGAGCATCCGGTTCACCTAGGCGAGTTGTTCGTTGAGCCCGGCGTACGCATCCTTCACACTGCGCGAGCTGTGCGTGCCGCGACGCCCGCGTCCGCTCCACCAAGCTGACCGCTGATTGCTGACTGCTGACCGCCAGCGAGACAGCGCCGAGTCCTGCCAAGCTCGGCCAAGATCGCGCCGCAAAGGGATTAGCCCACTCCTCGCCCGCTGTGTCAGTCGTCGTTTTCGGC from Polyangiaceae bacterium harbors:
- a CDS encoding GGDEF domain-containing protein: MALRSVAPPSCSAESGARAAILPSAPALREVPAPGEPGPSTSGTTDPEMPAQRLDIPADCYDTWEDITEIGRLTEAGAPPKLDAVQERALLLRADGVSAGEVFGLTQGDVLIGRANSATVTIDDPGVSRHHARLTPAAGRHLLEDLDSRNGSFVRGKRINRALLEDGDVVQLGPRVSFRYVVVDPEGEALFRQLYQSSVRDALTGAYNRRHFDERLHAELAYAGRHGTDLSLIIFDVDHFKRVNDTFGHPAGDAVLKHVVKLGQHQVRAEDMFARYGGEEFAVLLRGVSPAGAVRAAERIRTTIEVLPATHDGRVIPISVSGGVAALSEQSEPSADRLVRTADSRLYRAKREGRNRMIWRG
- a CDS encoding EVE domain-containing protein; translated protein: MAHFLVKSEPYKYSWADLLRDKRTTWDGVRNFEARNNLRAMKRGDTLLFYHSNEGKEIVGVAKVVKAAYADPTAKDGDWSVVDVAPVKTLGVPVTLSQIKADPKLADIALLKRSRLSVVPISAAHFARILSLGKTKL
- a CDS encoding endonuclease/exonuclease/phosphatase family protein, encoding MTRRAVSVLGVLAALGYAVSCAERGSAARGSPPDSVPAPTVPPAAPPQASAQPRASVARPQRVATPTAAEVWTSSAACMAAVRRGERLARDDDRVRVGTWNLRWFPDGRPGKRPTEDGTDVAWLACVLAWMDVDALAVQEVKRTASARSQTERLLSELKRLTGARYELALDDCDNDPGQHVGVLWRTDRLQAGRPRVVAELNAHGEACKDQLRPGLALPLSRAGGIDFTIVSVHAKSGTKPRDYGLRSQVVARLAATLAAVAKESADADVIFAGDFNTMGCERCSPAVDAASEIDALQRAVAPRARRVAVTPDCSLEHSGRSSSLDHLLVRLDPGELPEDRGAMATGFCGVMQCRFSGPPAPAQRALSDHCPVLLDLTNADAD